A window of the Phycisphaerae bacterium genome harbors these coding sequences:
- a CDS encoding AI-2E family transporter: MEIDLQRFYRVNRPVLMWIVFFAGLFLLRQFFALVFITFIFAFVMRNVARFLTANTRMPYWAAVVFPYLGALTLLVLLMMTAIPRVVDEAAEFGRKVPGLLEELAKEVQKSAEYYGMEPMLAKFVHAGTETSTTAPANDGDGMASGPERVNIQELAKTLQTLAIGLLPGMQVQDAKGNASEPESKGSTRSDDLRASILGLFNRFIRGVISGTLQFLLAILLSFLIVLDYEAVAGELRKWRTSQVGRFFHEAAASVVDFSRVVGRAFQCQIVVALLNATITCVGMAILDIQPLLLLTTIVFLFGLIPVLGVFISSVPIILIAFNSHGLTLALIALGMIVGVHLLEAYVFNPRIYAARFHLNPVIVLIILLVAHELFGVWGMLLGIPVTTYVLNIAQIPALPPPKNRLRRNSATKAPAA; encoded by the coding sequence GTGGAAATTGACCTCCAGCGTTTCTACCGAGTCAACCGGCCCGTTCTGATGTGGATCGTCTTCTTCGCCGGGTTGTTTCTCCTCCGCCAGTTCTTCGCCCTCGTTTTCATCACCTTCATTTTCGCATTCGTGATGCGCAACGTGGCCAGGTTTCTGACCGCCAACACACGCATGCCCTATTGGGCGGCCGTGGTGTTTCCCTACCTCGGGGCACTGACCCTCCTGGTTTTACTGATGATGACGGCGATCCCGAGAGTGGTCGACGAGGCGGCGGAGTTCGGCCGGAAAGTCCCCGGACTGCTCGAAGAGCTTGCCAAGGAGGTGCAGAAATCGGCGGAGTACTACGGCATGGAGCCCATGCTCGCCAAGTTCGTCCATGCCGGCACTGAAACCTCCACGACGGCACCGGCCAACGACGGAGACGGTATGGCGTCGGGTCCGGAGCGCGTGAACATTCAGGAACTGGCCAAGACCCTCCAGACGTTGGCGATCGGCTTGCTGCCCGGCATGCAAGTTCAGGATGCCAAGGGGAACGCATCCGAACCTGAATCAAAAGGCTCCACTCGCAGCGACGACCTGCGAGCGAGCATTCTCGGCCTCTTCAATCGCTTCATACGAGGCGTGATCTCGGGCACACTTCAGTTTCTTCTGGCCATACTCTTGTCATTCCTGATCGTGCTGGACTATGAGGCCGTCGCCGGCGAGCTTCGCAAGTGGCGCACAAGCCAGGTCGGACGATTCTTTCACGAGGCTGCCGCCAGCGTAGTCGACTTCTCGCGCGTCGTTGGTCGAGCGTTCCAATGTCAGATCGTGGTGGCCCTTCTCAACGCCACCATCACCTGCGTCGGAATGGCTATCCTGGACATCCAACCCCTTCTTCTGCTGACCACCATCGTGTTTCTCTTTGGCCTCATTCCGGTACTCGGTGTCTTTATCTCATCGGTGCCAATCATTCTGATTGCTTTCAACAGCCACGGTTTGACCCTGGCGCTGATTGCCCTAGGCATGATCGTCGGTGTGCATCTGCTGGAAGCCTACGTGTTCAACCCGCGAATCTATGCCGCACGGTTTCACCTCAATCCGGTCATTGTATTGATCATTCTCCTCGTGGCTCACGAGCTGTTCGGCGTCTGGGGCATGCTCTTGGGCATACCGGTCACTACTTATGTTCTCAACATCGCCCAGATCCCTGCTCTTCCACCTCCCAAGAACCGGTTACGCCGGAACAGCGCGACGAAGGCGCCCGCTGCATAG
- a CDS encoding aspartate 1-decarboxylase, whose translation MRRFMLKSKIHRATLTGTDLNYEGSITIDQDLLEAADILPGEQVHVLNLHNGARLITYAIVAPKGSGTVLLNGPAARLGMPGDIVTILTYCDVSEEEARTFKPRVVLVDDKNRPRK comes from the coding sequence ATGCGGCGTTTCATGCTGAAATCCAAGATTCATCGGGCAACCCTGACGGGAACCGACCTTAACTACGAGGGCAGCATTACCATTGACCAGGACCTGCTCGAAGCGGCCGACATCCTGCCAGGGGAACAGGTCCACGTGTTGAACCTGCACAACGGTGCCCGGTTGATCACCTATGCGATCGTTGCCCCTAAAGGGTCGGGCACGGTGCTCTTGAACGGCCCGGCGGCCCGCCTGGGAATGCCCGGAGACATTGTCACGATCTTGACCTATTGCGACGTCTCCGAGGAAGAGGCCCGTACCTTCAAGCCCAGGGTGGTCCTCGTGGACGACAAGAACCGTCCGCGCAAGTGA
- a CDS encoding response regulator: protein MEGNDAPTVLLVDDCPANRRLFERLLVKDGLVTVHAVNGQEAVELATQHLPHVIIMDIMMPVMDGLEATRRLRADPRTARIPIIIVSAKTDQEDLTAGLAAGADEYLFKPIHAREFRLRVRSMVRLREAQLDLERANASLSQQTCILARLNEFSESALVADSIESNCRHIVETASQLLDSRRVSLLIPDESGEHLRFGYAVGIPPDIWRNQSVPVDSPIAGRVFQTRQEIVVGRQEAPQIARSPYESCYFASLPLICEPLSAGSGVIGVLNITEKAGGQEYTAEEINILRQFARTAALALNSTLTRQKLDVTRDSIILSLARLSEYRHRETGKHLERVRDLSLLLARHLADDPRISGTIDEQFIDDLGRAAPLHDIGKVAIPDGILLKPGKLTAEELEIIKRHTTIGSQTLRSVMSGGHEVSFLQTAMDVAHYHHERYDGKGYPEGLAGEQIPLSARIVAVADSYDAIRMKREYKAAQGHEYAKKEIAAASGTQFDPRVVQAFLALEQQFQETYDRHTEEEAEAEELQASTC, encoded by the coding sequence ATGGAAGGGAACGACGCTCCTACAGTACTGCTGGTTGACGACTGCCCCGCAAACCGGCGCCTGTTCGAAAGGCTGCTGGTCAAGGACGGTCTCGTGACCGTGCATGCCGTAAACGGCCAGGAAGCCGTCGAATTAGCCACGCAGCATCTTCCCCATGTCATCATCATGGACATCATGATGCCGGTGATGGATGGGCTGGAGGCAACGCGGCGGTTGCGCGCGGATCCTCGAACCGCGCGGATCCCCATCATCATCGTGAGCGCCAAGACCGACCAGGAGGATCTCACTGCCGGACTGGCTGCCGGGGCCGATGAATACCTGTTCAAGCCCATCCATGCCCGCGAGTTCCGGCTTCGCGTCCGGTCCATGGTCCGGCTCCGCGAGGCCCAGCTTGACCTCGAACGGGCCAACGCCTCGCTGTCCCAACAGACCTGCATCCTGGCCAGACTCAACGAATTCAGCGAGTCGGCCCTGGTCGCCGATTCGATCGAGTCCAACTGCCGGCACATCGTCGAGACCGCCTCCCAATTACTCGACAGCCGGCGCGTCTCGCTGCTTATCCCCGACGAGTCCGGTGAGCATCTGCGGTTCGGCTACGCCGTTGGCATCCCTCCGGACATCTGGCGAAACCAAAGCGTGCCCGTCGACAGTCCCATCGCCGGACGAGTGTTCCAAACCCGTCAAGAGATCGTTGTTGGCCGCCAAGAGGCTCCTCAAATCGCCCGCAGCCCCTATGAGTCCTGCTATTTTGCCAGTTTGCCCCTGATCTGCGAGCCGCTCAGCGCCGGCAGCGGGGTGATCGGGGTGCTCAATATCACCGAGAAAGCCGGTGGACAGGAGTACACCGCCGAGGAAATCAATATCCTCCGGCAGTTCGCCCGCACCGCCGCCTTGGCCCTCAACAGCACTCTCACCCGACAGAAGCTCGATGTGACCCGCGATTCCATCATCCTGTCGCTCGCACGACTTAGCGAATACCGGCACCGCGAGACTGGTAAACACCTTGAACGCGTACGGGACCTTTCTCTCCTCCTCGCGCGACATTTGGCCGACGACCCCAGGATCTCTGGAACGATCGACGAACAATTCATCGATGATCTGGGACGAGCCGCGCCGCTGCATGACATCGGCAAGGTCGCCATACCCGACGGGATCCTGCTCAAGCCCGGCAAACTGACCGCTGAAGAACTCGAAATCATCAAGCGACATACCACCATCGGGTCGCAGACCCTGCGATCCGTCATGAGTGGCGGACACGAGGTCAGTTTTCTTCAGACCGCCATGGACGTCGCCCATTACCACCATGAACGGTACGACGGAAAGGGATATCCCGAGGGCTTGGCCGGTGAGCAGATTCCGCTGTCCGCGAGGATTGTTGCGGTCGCCGACAGTTACGACGCCATCCGAATGAAGCGCGAGTATAAGGCAGCGCAGGGGCATGAGTACGCGAAAAAGGAGATTGCCGCCGCCTCCGGCACACAGTTCGACCCCCGCGTTGTGCAAGCGTTCCTGGCATTGGAGCAGCAATTTCAGGAGACTTACGACCGTCATACCGAGGAGGAGGCTGAGGCAGAGGAATTGCAGGCAAGCACGTGCTGA
- a CDS encoding MgtC/SapB family protein, with protein MMASMDWFGDLYKAVPLPLCGLILVSCAVFCGTLIGLEREHRAKPAGVKTVSLICIGSTIFTIASILIAGEGGADRGRIAAQVVTGIGFLGAGAIIRDHKTIIGLTTGATIWVASAIGVLIGAGYAAGGIAMTVVVLGVLIALRRSEDYFRRRAGQSPSASCRDDDDA; from the coding sequence ATGATGGCCTCCATGGATTGGTTCGGAGATCTTTACAAGGCAGTGCCCTTGCCGCTCTGCGGACTGATCCTCGTGTCGTGCGCGGTTTTCTGCGGAACGCTGATCGGCCTGGAACGGGAACATCGCGCCAAGCCGGCCGGGGTTAAGACCGTCAGCCTCATCTGTATTGGCAGCACGATCTTCACCATTGCCTCCATCCTCATCGCAGGCGAGGGCGGAGCCGACCGGGGTCGCATCGCCGCGCAGGTGGTGACGGGGATAGGGTTTCTGGGTGCAGGGGCGATCATTCGCGATCACAAGACGATTATCGGGCTGACGACGGGAGCCACGATCTGGGTGGCGTCGGCAATCGGTGTCCTGATCGGAGCGGGTTACGCGGCCGGTGGCATCGCGATGACCGTCGTGGTCCTGGGGGTCCTGATTGCGCTCCGCCGTAGCGAGGACTATTTCAGGCGCCGGGCCGGGCAATCGCCTTCCGCGTCATGTCGGGATGACGATGACGCCTGA